A window of Thermosipho affectus contains these coding sequences:
- a CDS encoding DUF5317 family protein, with product MIVYIFLISFFTSILTKRIKFVVERRYRYFYLFPIPLVLQVIPYYREILMPLSFSILIVLLLLNKHIPGFSLITIGTVLNSFVMMINGWKMPVLKSLVKKFALPIGMRHVVVDTFSWKIFLGDWIPVILPWKEYYIISVGDIFVYIGVFLFLLKIKKRDR from the coding sequence ATGATAGTATATATCTTTTTAATCTCTTTTTTTACTTCTATATTAACTAAAAGAATAAAATTTGTAGTAGAGAGAAGGTATAGGTATTTTTATTTGTTTCCAATACCTTTAGTTCTTCAGGTTATACCGTATTATAGGGAGATTTTAATGCCACTTTCTTTTTCTATATTAATAGTGCTCTTGTTATTAAACAAACATATTCCGGGGTTTTCTTTGATAACAATTGGAACAGTTTTAAATTCATTCGTTATGATGATAAATGGTTGGAAAATGCCAGTTTTAAAAAGTCTTGTAAAAAAATTTGCGCTTCCTATAGGTATGAGGCATGTAGTTGTTGACACGTTTAGTTGGAAAATATTCCTCGGTGATTGGATACCTGTTATTTTGCCGTGGAAAGAATATTATATAATAAGTGTGGGTGATATTTTCGTGTATATTGGTGTTTTTTTGTTTTTGTTAAAGATAAAGAAGCGGGATAGATAA
- the tsaB gene encoding tRNA (adenosine(37)-N6)-threonylcarbamoyltransferase complex dimerization subunit type 1 TsaB — translation MKVFAIDTSTPQLVVYYRDENRIITQTLMAKDKHTKNLSILMEILKEFEIDFDGLDVVGIGIGPGSLTGLRIGISFALGLSIDKKIVTVPSTKIIAANLLYCGKDIVVVRKARSGYIYGAIYDDKLSVKVSPFVEEIEKFKERLNGDFSVIGDAAEFFGKKFPEFFDYPQPERLGMLVEKEIENGNFVDKVDPLYIQKSIAEINFEKRHRKDG, via the coding sequence ATGAAAGTTTTTGCAATTGATACATCAACACCACAACTTGTAGTGTATTATAGAGATGAAAATAGGATTATTACTCAAACTTTAATGGCAAAAGATAAACATACGAAAAATTTAAGTATTTTGATGGAAATACTCAAAGAATTTGAAATAGATTTTGATGGATTAGATGTAGTTGGTATAGGAATTGGTCCGGGAAGTTTAACGGGGTTAAGAATTGGTATATCATTTGCCTTAGGACTTTCTATAGATAAAAAGATAGTTACAGTTCCATCGACAAAGATAATAGCGGCAAATCTGTTGTATTGTGGTAAAGATATTGTAGTTGTACGTAAGGCAAGAAGTGGATATATATATGGTGCAATATACGATGATAAATTATCCGTAAAAGTTTCTCCATTTGTCGAAGAAATTGAAAAATTTAAAGAGAGGTTAAATGGAGATTTTAGCGTTATAGGTGATGCTGCAGAATTTTTCGGGAAAAAATTTCCTGAATTTTTTGACTATCCCCAACCTGAGAGATTGGGAATGCTTGTGGAAAAAGAAATAGAAAATGGAAATTTTGTAGATAAAGTTGATCCGCTTTACATACAAAAATCTATTGCGGAGATTAATTTTGAGAAAAGACACAGAAAGGATGGTTGA
- the mutS gene encoding DNA mismatch repair protein MutS yields MVDLEKLTPMMKQYMGIKSKYKDAILLFRLGDFYEAFFEDAEVISKVLNIVLTKRQSAPMAGIPYHALENYLKKLVESGYKVAICEQMEDASRAKGIVKREVTRVITPGTIIEDELLSSDNNYLMSVIFEENYVSAFIDVSTGELFLKIFEKLDELIDYVKISNISQIICDEKLYEDLKRELPDIFVEKLDEWYFQGYDEKIKETYKLASVDHFELLESEKKVLGGLLKYLEYTLMDSKVPQKPKKLEKTKYMVLDSKTVDNLSLIPGEKGKNLFDVLNQTKTSMGARLLKKWILQPLKDKNEILERQGLVEAFYNDQLLLNEIREYLSGVYDIERILTRLSYGKVSPKDLISLKNSLLLIPHIKEALSTNKKLEDFASNLDEFREVVVFLERALYDEPSNSPGDGNVIKEGYSVELDDYRNLLFHSEERLKKFQELERQRTGIQKLKVGFNQVFGYYIEVPKGQIKNVPEDYIRKQTLVNSERYITQELKEFEEKIMSAREKVELIEKSLFEEIRVKLLDYVENLRVLAQKLAQLDVVSNFAMVSRLYGYTKPEFTNSEFSVKNARHAVVERYISDFIPNDIYMDKKRRMYIITGPNMSGKSTYIRQVGLIAVMAQIGCFVPGENVKLPIFDRVFTRMGARDDISTGKSTFLVEMSEVALILDKATRESLVLLDEVGRGTSTFDGISIAWAMSEYIYNEIGCKTIFATHFTELTELSDVYEGIKNLTIAVKETNNGVIFLHKVIEGVADRSYGIEVAQIAGIPEGVVERAREILDVISKKSELEKKVSVLKQGQLKKIKSKKKIPNGQLSLFEGGVNG; encoded by the coding sequence ATGGTTGACTTGGAAAAGTTAACGCCCATGATGAAACAGTATATGGGAATTAAATCAAAGTATAAGGACGCAATATTGTTATTTAGACTTGGAGATTTCTATGAAGCGTTTTTTGAGGACGCTGAGGTAATTTCTAAAGTTTTAAATATAGTGTTGACAAAAAGACAAAGTGCTCCAATGGCGGGAATACCATACCATGCACTTGAAAATTACTTGAAAAAGTTGGTGGAAAGTGGTTACAAAGTGGCTATTTGCGAGCAAATGGAAGATGCATCTCGAGCAAAAGGAATTGTTAAAAGAGAAGTTACCCGTGTTATTACCCCTGGAACAATAATTGAGGACGAACTTCTCTCAAGTGATAACAATTATTTGATGTCGGTTATTTTTGAAGAAAATTATGTTTCAGCCTTCATTGATGTATCTACAGGTGAGTTATTTTTAAAAATTTTTGAAAAATTAGATGAATTAATTGATTATGTGAAAATTTCAAATATTTCTCAAATAATCTGTGATGAAAAGTTGTATGAAGATTTAAAAAGAGAATTACCAGATATTTTTGTTGAGAAATTGGATGAATGGTATTTTCAAGGGTATGATGAAAAAATAAAAGAGACGTATAAATTGGCATCTGTTGATCATTTTGAATTATTAGAATCTGAAAAAAAGGTTTTGGGAGGACTTTTAAAGTACTTAGAGTACACTTTAATGGATAGCAAGGTACCACAAAAACCCAAGAAATTAGAAAAAACAAAGTATATGGTCCTTGATTCAAAAACAGTGGATAATTTATCTCTTATTCCCGGGGAAAAAGGTAAGAATCTTTTTGATGTGTTGAATCAGACCAAAACTTCAATGGGGGCAAGATTATTAAAAAAGTGGATTTTACAACCTTTAAAAGATAAAAATGAAATATTAGAAAGACAGGGGTTAGTAGAGGCTTTTTATAATGATCAATTACTTTTAAATGAGATAAGGGAGTATTTAAGCGGAGTTTATGATATTGAAAGAATTTTAACAAGGCTTAGCTATGGAAAGGTTTCACCAAAAGATTTGATATCTTTGAAAAACAGTCTTTTGTTGATTCCACATATTAAAGAAGCTTTGAGCACAAATAAAAAATTGGAAGATTTTGCAAGTAACTTAGATGAATTTAGGGAAGTGGTGGTGTTTCTTGAAAGAGCATTATATGACGAACCATCAAACTCACCTGGTGATGGAAATGTAATTAAAGAGGGATATTCTGTTGAGTTAGATGATTACAGGAATTTATTGTTTCATTCTGAAGAAAGACTGAAAAAATTTCAAGAATTAGAAAGGCAAAGAACTGGTATTCAAAAGTTGAAAGTAGGATTTAATCAAGTGTTTGGATATTATATTGAAGTACCAAAAGGACAGATAAAGAACGTTCCAGAAGATTATATAAGAAAGCAAACGTTGGTAAATTCAGAAAGATACATAACGCAGGAATTAAAAGAATTTGAGGAAAAAATAATGTCTGCACGCGAGAAAGTAGAGCTTATAGAAAAAAGTTTATTTGAAGAAATACGTGTGAAACTTTTAGATTATGTGGAAAATTTAAGAGTACTTGCACAAAAACTTGCACAGCTAGATGTTGTAAGCAATTTCGCAATGGTGTCTAGACTGTATGGTTATACAAAGCCAGAATTTACAAATAGTGAATTTAGTGTAAAAAATGCAAGGCATGCTGTAGTTGAGAGATACATTTCAGATTTTATTCCCAATGATATTTACATGGATAAAAAAAGAAGAATGTATATTATTACGGGACCAAATATGAGTGGTAAGAGCACTTATATAAGGCAAGTTGGATTAATTGCCGTAATGGCTCAAATTGGATGTTTTGTACCAGGAGAAAATGTTAAACTTCCCATTTTTGATAGAGTATTTACGAGAATGGGTGCAAGAGATGACATCTCAACTGGCAAAAGCACTTTTTTAGTTGAAATGAGTGAGGTAGCTTTGATTTTGGATAAAGCGACAAGAGAGAGTTTAGTGCTTTTGGATGAAGTGGGGAGAGGTACAAGTACATTTGATGGAATAAGTATTGCCTGGGCGATGAGTGAATACATATATAACGAAATTGGGTGTAAAACAATATTTGCAACACATTTTACCGAATTAACGGAGCTTTCAGATGTGTATGAAGGAATAAAAAATTTAACAATAGCAGTAAAAGAAACAAACAATGGTGTGATATTTTTACATAAGGTTATTGAAGGAGTTGCAGATAGAAGTTATGGTATAGAGGTAGCACAAATTGCAGGTATTCCTGAAGGTGTTGTAGAGAGAGCACGTGAAATATTAGATGTAATCTCAAAGAAAAGTGAATTGGAAAAAAAAGTAAGTGTGTTAAAACAAGGACAACTAAAGAAAATAAAAAGTAAGAAAAAAATACCAAATGGACAACTTTCACTATTTGAGGGAGGTGTTAATGGTTGA
- a CDS encoding HD domain-containing phosphohydrolase, translating into MKFKDLLFKSYIKIIVFGLIILFLVLSLFYLFVNFRINKQIEDMSVSFVKNTMEIFERTLKSFNWYLDKELESSISYLEMNPDEGERVLTLLFSKAPFYFKHAYMDILDFNDLDKKLRGKLSKSVDYYIKKNIVNGIFKNNLYIRINDKIYVLRMSLPLEFLKDTFSEINDMSKNFKFISSVNVCDSSGMPISKRFLKTDLSEKDLKRVFSDSILHIKKQRGIYTIYYPWKFESEKEVFGPLLLSVSFDFSYIYKVLFYMSLIIGGAVLIGILFSIKLSKKISRRLSSYFEKLISNMREYRKTKIFDVNNFEDCEIDEVNELIREYEYMIEEMSATFQELTAMNEELENSYKEIERVNDELESAYLDFSIKLSKVAEGYDENTGNHIDRVGILSAFIAGKMGFSREMVYKIRHYAPLHDIGKIFVDRNILTKNGKLTEEEWEEMKKHTIYGARLIGDKPHFEVARNIALYHHENWDGSGYPYGLKGEEIPIEAAIVHLVDVYDALRSERPYKKAFTHEEAMKIIMEGDRRTKPKHFSPKVLEVFVRCEKTIKKLWKKIYQ; encoded by the coding sequence TTGAAGTTTAAGGATCTTCTTTTTAAAAGTTATATAAAAATCATTGTTTTTGGATTGATTATTTTGTTTTTAGTACTTTCTTTATTTTATCTTTTTGTAAATTTTCGTATAAATAAACAGATTGAAGATATGTCCGTATCCTTTGTCAAAAATACCATGGAGATTTTTGAAAGAACTTTAAAGAGTTTTAATTGGTATTTGGATAAAGAGTTAGAATCATCTATTTCATATTTGGAAATGAATCCAGATGAAGGAGAAAGAGTTTTAACTTTACTATTTTCAAAGGCCCCTTTCTATTTTAAACATGCATATATGGATATTTTAGATTTTAATGATTTAGATAAAAAGTTGAGAGGAAAACTCAGTAAATCTGTAGATTATTATATTAAAAAAAATATCGTTAATGGAATTTTCAAAAATAATCTGTATATTAGGATAAATGATAAAATATATGTTTTGAGAATGAGTTTGCCACTTGAGTTTCTAAAGGATACTTTTAGTGAGATAAATGATATGAGTAAAAATTTTAAATTTATATCTTCAGTTAACGTTTGTGATTCTTCTGGAATGCCCATTTCAAAAAGATTTCTTAAAACAGATTTAAGTGAAAAGGACTTAAAAAGAGTTTTTAGTGATAGTATTTTGCATATAAAAAAACAAAGAGGAATTTATACAATATATTATCCATGGAAATTTGAAAGTGAAAAAGAAGTTTTTGGACCTTTACTTTTAAGTGTGTCATTTGACTTTTCGTATATATATAAAGTCCTTTTTTATATGTCGTTAATAATTGGCGGTGCAGTTTTAATAGGTATTTTGTTTTCTATAAAGCTTTCAAAGAAGATTTCTAGAAGATTATCTAGTTATTTTGAAAAATTGATTTCCAATATGAGAGAGTATAGAAAGACAAAGATATTTGATGTGAATAATTTTGAAGATTGTGAGATAGATGAAGTTAATGAATTAATACGTGAATATGAATATATGATAGAAGAAATGTCTGCAACATTTCAAGAATTAACTGCCATGAATGAAGAATTAGAAAATAGTTACAAAGAAATAGAACGTGTAAATGATGAGTTAGAATCGGCATATTTGGATTTTAGTATAAAACTTTCAAAAGTTGCAGAAGGATACGATGAAAATACAGGGAATCATATAGATAGAGTGGGGATTTTGTCGGCGTTTATAGCAGGAAAGATGGGGTTTTCAAGGGAAATGGTTTATAAGATAAGACATTATGCACCATTGCATGATATTGGCAAGATTTTTGTTGATAGAAATATTTTAACGAAAAATGGAAAATTGACAGAAGAGGAATGGGAAGAGATGAAAAAACACACGATATACGGTGCACGTTTAATTGGTGATAAACCACATTTTGAAGTTGCAAGGAATATAGCACTATATCATCATGAAAACTGGGATGGAAGTGGATATCCATACGGCTTAAAGGGAGAGGAAATTCCTATTGAAGCTGCTATAGTTCATCTTGTAGATGTTTACGATGCACTTAGATCGGAAAGGCCGTATAAGAAGGCATTTACACATGAAGAAGCTATGAAAATAATAATGGAAGGCGACAGAAGGACAAAACCAAAACACTTTTCTCCAAAAGTATTGGAGGTTTTTGTAAGGTGCGAAAAGACAATTAAGAAACTTTGGAAAAAGATTTATCAGTGA
- the amrA gene encoding AmmeMemoRadiSam system protein A: MIGEHPYVKWAIKVIENYVLYSKIINPDNSLPKELFEKKAGCFVTLHTTDGNLRGCIGTFKPTQENLALEIRNNAIAAATQDPRFLPLSKKELGSIIVSVDVLSEIEKVNSIKELDPKKYGIIVKQGNRRGLLLPNIEGVNSTDEQIRIAKLKAGIYSENFEIYKFTVQRYH, translated from the coding sequence ATGATTGGAGAACATCCATATGTAAAATGGGCAATAAAGGTAATAGAAAATTATGTTTTATATTCAAAGATAATAAATCCGGACAACTCATTGCCAAAAGAATTATTCGAAAAAAAAGCGGGCTGTTTTGTAACTCTACATACTACAGATGGAAATTTAAGGGGTTGTATAGGAACGTTTAAACCTACTCAAGAAAATCTTGCTCTAGAAATAAGAAATAATGCAATCGCTGCTGCAACACAAGACCCAAGGTTTTTACCACTTTCAAAAAAAGAACTTGGTTCAATTATTGTATCTGTAGATGTGCTAAGTGAAATAGAAAAAGTAAACTCAATTAAAGAACTTGATCCAAAAAAATATGGAATAATAGTAAAACAAGGGAACAGAAGAGGGCTTCTACTTCCAAATATAGAAGGTGTTAATTCAACAGATGAACAAATAAGAATTGCAAAACTAAAAGCAGGTATATATTCAGAAAATTTCGAAATATATAAATTCACAGTACAAAGATATCACTGA
- a CDS encoding DUF6115 domain-containing protein, producing MSFVEWLVLLSTIFSVSFAWGTYLVHLYSTKNQPEKLKEDEERLIQLMGRVKTFVDSKLEILEQKMKEVNDLISEINDLYSKVLLDMSQLKEKNRQKTQENIIKEEKIILEEKNEIKKEPKTEKTMEEKIIELYNNGTSEAEIAKKFGIGIGEVRLIIDLFLRSKGGQL from the coding sequence ATGAGTTTTGTTGAATGGCTAGTGCTATTATCAACTATCTTTAGTGTTTCGTTTGCATGGGGAACATACCTTGTGCATCTGTATTCTACCAAAAATCAACCCGAAAAGTTGAAAGAAGATGAAGAACGTCTCATCCAGTTAATGGGACGGGTAAAAACTTTTGTTGATTCAAAGTTGGAAATATTAGAACAAAAAATGAAAGAAGTCAACGATTTAATTTCTGAAATTAACGACCTTTATTCAAAGGTACTTTTGGATATGTCTCAATTAAAAGAAAAAAATAGACAAAAAACACAGGAAAATATAATCAAAGAAGAAAAAATAATTCTAGAAGAAAAAAATGAAATAAAAAAAGAACCAAAAACAGAAAAAACAATGGAAGAAAAAATAATCGAACTTTACAACAACGGTACTAGTGAAGCAGAAATTGCTAAAAAATTTGGTATAGGTATCGGCGAAGTTAGACTTATAATAGATTTATTTCTCCGCTCGAAAGGTGGACAACTATGA
- a CDS encoding DUF4897 domain-containing protein, with translation MIVAFLIFDFFTIFNRKPKFDITYYQTIIETDYSNAATITTIAGLSFNDPKEMENYKVSYTQNSSATFLDYFKKISEEIGKNMSVKMYKNSASERAGILEIQEIAVIENLVTIGNNKYTLSLGNIQINPNENSSFIVYIPKESVLISAQPTPTSIIKNKLYWSGNTLKNFPTVIYGGKR, from the coding sequence ATGATAGTAGCATTTTTAATATTTGATTTTTTCACAATATTTAATCGAAAACCAAAATTCGATATCACATATTATCAAACTATCATTGAAACTGATTATTCAAACGCTGCAACTATAACAACCATTGCAGGGCTTTCTTTTAACGATCCAAAGGAAATGGAAAACTACAAAGTAAGTTATACACAAAATTCATCTGCTACCTTTCTTGATTATTTCAAAAAGATATCAGAAGAAATCGGAAAAAACATGAGTGTAAAAATGTACAAAAACTCTGCCTCAGAAAGGGCAGGAATCTTAGAAATACAAGAAATTGCCGTAATAGAAAACCTAGTCACAATAGGCAACAACAAATACACATTAAGTTTAGGCAACATACAAATAAATCCAAATGAAAATTCTTCATTTATAGTATATATCCCAAAAGAAAGTGTTCTGATATCTGCTCAACCTACCCCAACTAGTATAATTAAAAACAAACTCTATTGGTCTGGAAATACACTTAAAAATTTTCCAACGGTAATCTATGGAGGGAAAAGATGA
- a CDS encoding ATP-binding protein, translating into MKCQHCKKKAIFKSPRLCEDHFVEYFERKIGKFLDKYKIKNKKLLVAISGGKDSVAVSYILSKLKEKFNLKIEYFFIRLGIPVFTEKSEEIALKITQMTNEKLTIYDLEKEEGFTIMDIKYKPCSYCGMIRRYILNKYAFENDFDYVVLGHNLDDEVFFIFNNMFNKNITQLQRTGPLTPTIKEKKLVGRIKPLYFLTEEEILTYTKLKSLPYIGCACPNSLKSTQKKFKTNIEFSRDQKLNIVYSILEMKKFLPEEKIEIKFCEKCGYPTTSNICKFCRTKERIRG; encoded by the coding sequence ATGAAATGTCAACATTGTAAGAAAAAAGCTATTTTCAAATCACCAAGACTTTGCGAAGACCATTTTGTGGAATACTTTGAAAGAAAAATAGGAAAATTTTTGGATAAATACAAAATCAAAAATAAAAAATTACTTGTTGCAATTTCAGGTGGAAAGGATTCTGTAGCAGTAAGCTACATTCTTTCAAAATTAAAAGAAAAATTCAATTTAAAAATAGAATACTTTTTTATACGACTTGGAATCCCCGTATTTACCGAAAAATCCGAAGAAATAGCACTAAAAATCACACAGATGACAAATGAAAAGTTAACTATATACGATTTAGAAAAAGAAGAAGGGTTTACAATAATGGATATAAAATATAAACCTTGCTCATACTGTGGAATGATAAGAAGATATATATTAAACAAATACGCATTCGAAAATGATTTTGATTATGTGGTTTTAGGTCATAATTTAGATGATGAGGTCTTTTTCATATTCAACAACATGTTCAACAAAAACATAACACAACTTCAAAGAACAGGTCCCTTAACACCTACAATAAAAGAAAAAAAACTAGTTGGAAGGATTAAACCATTGTACTTTTTAACAGAAGAAGAAATTTTAACATACACAAAACTAAAATCTCTTCCATATATCGGTTGTGCTTGCCCAAACTCTCTAAAAAGCACACAAAAAAAATTCAAAACAAACATAGAGTTTTCTAGGGATCAAAAATTAAACATCGTATACAGCATTTTAGAGATGAAAAAATTCTTACCTGAAGAAAAAATAGAAATAAAATTTTGCGAAAAATGTGGATATCCAACGACTAGTAACATATGTAAATTTTGTAGAACTAAAGAAAGGATAAGGGGGTAA
- a CDS encoding L-cysteine desulfidase family protein, with translation MLKEIFFDQVKPAYGCTEPIAIALSTAVGKEHSTGELKAIEISLDKNTYKNGLVVNIPGTDIFGLELAASLGYICGDAKKGLEVLKNINPKCLESAMKIKNLVKISLNEKNYLFVDTTIISDNNVQILIEGKHDNIAKIVIDGKVIKNEKFNPKKTSIEKIKNFSIDKILDYIENPDTDILDFVEKAIEMNLEIAKFGINTEGNFSNAAINEYVKYVSAGVDARMSGALKPVMTVAGSGNQGLSCILPLALYKDKVSKDKLLKATLLSILVTIYIKAYTGLLTPICGAGTISAAGAAAGLTYINNGNKKQIKNAINDTLGTLFGLTCDGAKRGCALKAITGTLTALQVSNLALHNIDVPCGNGIVAEDVEETIRRVGKLTNSVKQFDRDVLDFIGKC, from the coding sequence ATGCTAAAAGAAATTTTTTTTGACCAAGTTAAACCTGCATATGGTTGCACAGAACCTATAGCAATCGCACTTTCGACAGCAGTTGGAAAAGAGCATTCAACAGGTGAATTAAAAGCAATAGAAATATCTTTGGATAAGAATACGTATAAAAATGGTTTGGTAGTAAATATACCAGGCACAGATATATTTGGGCTTGAACTTGCAGCATCTTTGGGATACATATGTGGAGATGCAAAAAAAGGTTTAGAAGTTTTAAAAAATATAAATCCAAAATGTTTGGAAAGTGCTATGAAAATAAAAAATTTAGTAAAAATCTCTCTTAACGAAAAAAATTACCTTTTTGTGGATACAACTATAATCTCAGATAACAATGTACAGATACTTATTGAGGGAAAACACGATAACATTGCAAAAATAGTGATTGATGGCAAAGTAATTAAAAATGAAAAATTCAATCCTAAAAAAACGAGCATAGAAAAAATTAAAAACTTTTCCATAGATAAGATTTTAGATTACATAGAAAATCCAGATACAGATATCTTAGACTTCGTTGAAAAAGCCATTGAAATGAATCTGGAAATTGCAAAATTTGGAATAAACACAGAAGGAAACTTCTCAAATGCCGCAATAAATGAGTATGTAAAGTATGTAAGTGCAGGTGTAGATGCAAGAATGAGTGGTGCTTTGAAACCTGTAATGACGGTGGCTGGAAGTGGAAATCAAGGTTTGTCCTGTATACTACCACTTGCTTTATATAAAGACAAAGTTTCAAAAGACAAATTATTAAAAGCCACACTATTAAGTATACTAGTTACAATATATATAAAGGCATACACAGGACTTTTAACCCCCATCTGCGGTGCTGGAACCATTTCAGCAGCAGGGGCTGCAGCAGGATTAACTTATATAAACAATGGGAATAAAAAACAAATAAAAAATGCAATAAATGATACTTTAGGTACACTCTTTGGATTAACGTGTGATGGTGCCAAAAGAGGATGTGCACTTAAAGCTATAACTGGTACTCTTACTGCTCTACAAGTAAGCAACTTAGCTTTACACAATATAGACGTTCCATGTGGAAATGGAATAGTTGCAGAAGATGTGGAAGAGACAATAAGAAGAGTGGGAAAACTTACAAATTCTGTTAAACAATTTGACCGTGATGTATTAGATTTCATTGGAAAATGCTAA
- a CDS encoding DNA-binding protein, with protein sequence MKKSIVWMFLIISLISISMSISDAKKLPDGTDVLIRGIVTVEPGPFDVNIIFVQDESAGINVYLKGGYFEKVKRGDLVEVKGYLWTHRLNREIVVSKNGVKVISSDNELPEPLKIKTVDINDESLQGLFVEVEGKVVSIEKGDTRKIYIDDGSGKGMVFIRENTGILTSYFRVGMKMKVKGVLGRYQAFFELWPRGMEDIEAGDVFPPEVGSVFLKNNKVYVVFNEPVDSTSVNDNKTVRISNVEIKGHEMFFNNRVIILDAGVEKPEKIMIRFIRDINGNKMGSKILSIDPKKDIFENRVLFDEGHGQQAGNADWVINGAYSKFANSIDGYVKGTKEKLSFELLSLYKVLVIPEPNKPFDKTEVQAIVKFVENGGGLFLIADHGGSDRNHNGWDSPKIFNQFVKKFGFVFSEDNIQEEPLRYIYEHYITSGVEKVGVWAGSTIKILSDKVKVLIADRFKKPFLVVSTFGKGKVVAIGDSSPFDDGTGDRNDILHNGWDYGDDAKLAINIVNYLKNDNIK encoded by the coding sequence ATGAAAAAGTCTATAGTGTGGATGTTTTTGATAATTTCTTTAATTTCTATTTCCATGAGTATTTCAGATGCAAAGAAATTACCAGATGGGACAGATGTTTTGATTAGGGGAATTGTAACAGTAGAACCAGGCCCATTTGATGTTAATATCATATTTGTTCAAGATGAGAGTGCGGGTATTAATGTGTATCTTAAAGGTGGGTATTTTGAGAAAGTTAAGCGTGGGGATTTAGTTGAGGTTAAAGGTTATTTGTGGACACATAGATTAAATCGGGAAATAGTAGTGAGTAAAAATGGCGTTAAGGTGATTTCAAGTGATAATGAATTGCCAGAGCCATTAAAAATAAAAACTGTTGATATTAACGATGAATCACTTCAAGGGCTATTCGTTGAAGTTGAAGGAAAAGTTGTGAGTATTGAAAAAGGGGATACGCGAAAGATATACATTGATGATGGTAGTGGAAAGGGTATGGTCTTTATAAGGGAAAACACAGGAATATTGACTTCGTATTTTAGAGTTGGAATGAAAATGAAGGTAAAAGGTGTACTTGGAAGATATCAAGCATTTTTTGAGCTTTGGCCAAGGGGAATGGAAGATATAGAAGCTGGAGATGTTTTTCCACCAGAGGTAGGATCCGTATTTTTGAAGAATAACAAAGTTTATGTGGTTTTTAATGAACCTGTAGATTCAACAAGTGTGAATGATAATAAAACTGTTAGAATTTCAAATGTTGAAATTAAAGGACATGAAATGTTCTTTAACAACAGAGTAATAATTTTGGATGCTGGTGTTGAAAAACCTGAAAAGATAATGATAAGATTTATAAGAGATATTAATGGAAATAAAATGGGGTCAAAAATATTATCGATTGATCCAAAAAAAGATATTTTTGAAAATAGAGTTTTATTCGATGAAGGACATGGTCAACAAGCGGGGAATGCCGATTGGGTAATTAATGGGGCATATTCTAAATTTGCAAACTCTATAGATGGGTATGTAAAAGGTACAAAGGAAAAACTTTCCTTTGAACTTTTAAGCTTATACAAGGTACTTGTAATTCCAGAACCTAACAAACCATTTGATAAGACAGAAGTACAGGCAATTGTAAAATTTGTGGAAAATGGTGGAGGGTTATTCCTTATAGCTGACCATGGTGGATCAGATAGAAACCATAACGGGTGGGATTCTCCAAAAATATTTAATCAATTTGTTAAAAAGTTTGGTTTTGTATTTTCGGAAGATAATATCCAAGAAGAACCTTTAAGATATATATATGAACATTATATAACAAGTGGTGTAGAAAAAGTAGGTGTATGGGCAGGAAGTACGATAAAAATTTTATCAGATAAGGTAAAGGTTTTAATAGCAGATAGATTTAAAAAGCCGTTTTTAGTTGTTTCAACTTTTGGAAAAGGAAAAGTAGTGGCAATTGGTGATAGCTCACCTTTTGATGATGGTACCGGTGATAGAAATGATATTTTACACAATGGTTGGGATTATGGAGATGATGCAAAACTTGCTATTAACATAGTTAATTACTTGAAGAATGATAATATAAAGTAA